TTCGCCTACCATAATTTTGAAGTATTGTAATCCaattttgatgttagaaattggacGACAATAAATTCATACTTGTTTGCAAGAAGTTTCATTGCTTCAAGCGAATTCACATTTacggaaatttcattaataaatttggataaagtaTCTAAGGAATCCGTTTTCATAGAATCTTATCTTAAACTGCGATCagcattttgaaatgaaattatatatttgttgtcaGATCGTGCGTTTTATAACTTTAgagcaataataaaattttcgttaCTTATTGGTATATCTTTAATGATAGCTAAAGCTTCAtccttcaaagaagaatgaagataGTGAGATTTTTGAATATCAGTTAAATCATCTCTATTTCCTCtaaatacaagtatattaatGGGTTGTAGTTGTGTTTAGAGGTAATGTATTAAAGTGGCAATGTCAACTACCTAGAACAACAATAGTTCTAAGTAGCTGATATTGCTGATATAACAACAAACACAAATAGTTTGTGTAACAGATTAAATCGTGTAGTTTGGTAGATAGGGATactgttattttatcttttttttatagaaataagttAACATTCATTTTAGAAAAGACTTCATTTTAATAGACATAAgggtgagtttttaaaaaatgtaattagtattgatgcatataatacatatttattggaCTCTATACAATAGAATTCGTATCTTTTCTTTTTGCTCTCTGCTTTTGCtctctgtttctttttttgatattgtcgccgaatggcatTGACGACACTAGGCACATTGTAGTAGCAGTAATTATGAAAAGGGCTGTTAGAAATTTTGtagtggtggccctgaaaaggacccTTTGTATACTGATGAGGTAGCCCTGAGAAAAGCTGCTGACTCCGGttgctggtctccggcgaagtagGCCCGGCCCGGCGGGTGATATTCGAAAAGTTGCGGCCGGTCCATTGGAATCGGACCGAGCTTTCCTTCAGCGGCAGTCGGGTCGCCGCTACTGCATCCGCTGTAGCGGTGGCTCCAGAGCCCCAGAGTGTTGGTAGTCTtccgccggcgcggccgaggctgTTCTCTACGTGCGGTCCTCGTCCGGCTTCGTCTGCCGATAGGTACCCTGGCGCTAGCGGGCCGGCCAGGCCCGCTGCTCCGTTAGGAACGCTGGCATACACCGGCAGGTCCTACGTATtctttcttcttccatcttcttcttctcggTCGTTCCTGGTAGTGGTTCGCGATAGAATAGATTTTTCAGTACTGATGCATTACTTAAACAGCCGCCTGCAAATGATGGAAGGGTTCCGCGGTCGGTTGGGTTTGTGGAGAGGAACGCCACCAACCCAACTGCAGACCTACGCGCCTGCACCATGCGGTGCAGGCGCATAGGTGAACTGCAAGTTCATAATTTTGTACGTTCATCTATTTCCGATATGAGATCACTAAGGGAGAGCGATCAGAATTCTAAATAGAAGTTGAAACgcgttattttattaatttatttaccgtttatcttcatttatttgtcAAATGCTCctatcacaaaataatttattatttagtgtgaaAATTACTTGGGGTTTAGTgtagaccacttttgaaactatgtaatagctaatataaaaaaagaagtgttatgCGACTGTCATTTTAGCCAGGGTTGTCGTAAcatgactttttaaattaaaattatatttttgttcaatacagatttatttttatatatttatattttaaaatctattctttttCAGAACAATGAAATTTCTGGCAAAGGAAAATATGTGATTGCATATATAACATCAGTTGGCTGTTATGGAGCGATTTGCGTTATGGGACAATATCTAGTAAACAaggtaaaataattctaaatatctTAACTTATTATTGAATGTGTGCGCGTGGTACTTAGTACTGTTttgtgtaaaacttattttttttttgttctagagTGAAAATCTACGGAATGCAATAGCTTCAAACCCGTGGCAAGATAAACCGAATTGGTTTAAACACGGcatcaaaatgttattaattggTACGCAAGAACCATTGAAATTAAAGCCGGCCGGTTTATATGtactggatttaaattttttacaaaaggtaactaatacttaaatattaaattaatttctacttgTAGCAGAATTAGTTCTATTCACTTGAAAGTGAAATAAGGGTACTTACtcttattataaatgattaatttaaatgattatcgaaaattagatttgaaataaatatcaatagaattcgagtaaataaaataattttacgacaTGATCTGTTTGCTTTTCAATACGCTTGTTCTATCATTGTACAAGCTAATTTATGCctagagaaaaaacaaaatttggctGAACATTGAGATCCACATAATTGTGTTCAGTTCTTGATCTAAGGCGGATTAAATAAACGGTAGTCTGacagaaaaaagctgacaacacagttttaggacttcCCCGTCAcggaattatttctaaattaagttgtgtgtgtaagccgtcacacggcttacacacgcaacttaatttaaaatatttatcactttatttaaatataatatttttggtttatttcattcaatgattctaaccaaagcgcgcgcgcataccgtatttcattcgcgcgggtgtggcggtactagcaaccactttaaatttattttacacttattaatttatttaatactaccgctcacctgtgacgtcacaacgtagcggACGACTACAGCAATAGTCCGGCCAGTAAGTGGAATGTCAGGTGTGTATGGGGGAGGGGGTG
Above is a genomic segment from Lycorma delicatula isolate Av1 chromosome 12, ASM4794821v1, whole genome shotgun sequence containing:
- the LOC142333139 gene encoding odorant receptor 85f-like isoform X2 — its product is MECNANNEISGKGKYVIAYITSVGCYGAICVMGQYLVNKSENLRNAIASNPWQDKPNWFKHGIKMLLIGTQEPLKLKPAGLYVLDLNFLQKVVQVSYSYCNLMLQFNNKKEKNM
- the LOC142333139 gene encoding odorant receptor 85f-like isoform X1, producing the protein MKVTLLLCNQLVCFHFSVVLFSMFQNNEISGKGKYVIAYITSVGCYGAICVMGQYLVNKSENLRNAIASNPWQDKPNWFKHGIKMLLIGTQEPLKLKPAGLYVLDLNFLQKVVQVSYSYCNLMLQFNNKKEKNM